One window from the genome of Candidatus Chlorohelix allophototropha encodes:
- a CDS encoding phage portal protein family protein produces MPTPTTVQPPIPPQPQPLKFKVDPRKEYVSGGYYSWLGTYYRALPQHIDDLTANYGYDLYERMLLDPVVSADFNLVKLAILAAGVTLISPITDEDDPDYDKAQEIQEFCQWNVDNLPVPFEQTLDALLDGMAFGHKVAELIWGDGDDDYKGKKVIKAIKVKAQRTTAFVVDVYFNIIGILGLLPGIGVSNLISSGLIGIPSTDPASVYGPINLLPREEKFMVFSFRTRDSDPRGTSILRPAYTPWWAKQMAIPEYQKYITQFAGPTLIGYTSPDSTALPVTDSDGNPIADTNGNTQFVTPEQVLLNALVSVRNGTALALPPGSKVEPLQVESVAGSPFLDAFSYYNTEITRALLGSTLATGEAKYQSKASSETHQDALDLLIARGKKTLEQCIRQDLLTHMVRMNYGDKAVKLTPKVSLTDTQPQDFAVNATAVGTLFSSGYLHDSQLPALDAKLGIPERDLEEIAQEQAEEEAKQQELLKQMQPNNPQAQANPQQAQTTGAQKPNGTTKQPVKPQPTGKAKVKPNGREDRDQNGKGSNKTA; encoded by the coding sequence ATGCCGACACCGACCACCGTACAGCCCCCTATACCGCCCCAACCACAGCCCCTTAAATTTAAGGTTGACCCGCGCAAAGAATATGTGTCTGGTGGTTATTACTCTTGGCTTGGCACGTATTATCGCGCCCTACCACAACACATTGATGACCTCACTGCTAATTACGGCTATGACCTTTACGAGAGGATGCTCCTCGACCCTGTAGTTTCTGCCGACTTCAATCTGGTAAAGCTGGCGATACTTGCCGCAGGTGTAACCCTGATTAGCCCGATTACCGATGAGGATGACCCGGATTACGATAAAGCGCAAGAGATACAAGAGTTTTGCCAGTGGAACGTTGATAACCTGCCAGTACCTTTTGAGCAGACCCTTGATGCACTGCTTGACGGGATGGCTTTCGGTCACAAGGTAGCAGAACTGATATGGGGCGATGGCGATGATGATTACAAGGGTAAGAAGGTAATCAAAGCCATCAAGGTAAAAGCGCAAAGGACTACTGCCTTTGTGGTGGACGTTTACTTCAACATTATCGGTATTTTGGGATTGCTGCCCGGTATCGGAGTGAGCAATCTCATATCGAGCGGTTTGATAGGCATACCTTCCACCGACCCGGCAAGTGTGTATGGTCCTATCAACCTTTTACCACGCGAAGAAAAATTTATGGTGTTCAGCTTCCGAACGCGAGACAGTGACCCGCGCGGAACATCCATCCTTAGACCCGCCTACACTCCTTGGTGGGCTAAACAGATGGCAATCCCTGAATATCAAAAATACATCACGCAATTTGCGGGTCCCACCTTGATTGGCTATACCTCGCCTGATAGCACTGCCTTACCTGTAACCGACTCAGACGGTAATCCGATTGCCGATACCAACGGCAACACGCAATTTGTGACCCCAGAGCAAGTGCTACTCAACGCACTGGTAAGCGTTCGCAACGGTACGGCATTGGCACTGCCACCGGGAAGCAAGGTAGAGCCTTTACAGGTGGAGAGCGTAGCTGGCTCACCATTTTTAGATGCTTTCTCCTACTACAACACTGAAATAACCAGAGCCTTACTAGGTTCAACCCTTGCAACGGGTGAAGCGAAGTACCAGAGCAAAGCCAGTAGCGAGACCCATCAAGACGCACTGGACTTATTGATAGCGCGTGGCAAAAAGACCCTTGAGCAGTGCATCAGACAAGACCTGCTCACCCATATGGTGAGAATGAATTACGGGGATAAAGCGGTCAAACTCACGCCTAAAGTGTCTCTCACAGACACACAGCCACAGGATTTTGCGGTCAATGCAACGGCTGTCGGCACACTGTTCAGCAGTGGGTATTTGCACGATAGCCAATTGCCAGCGTTGGATGCCAAGCTCGGCATACCGGAAAGAGACCTTGAGGAAATTGCACAGGAGCAAGCGGAAGAAGAAGCCAAGCAACAAGAATTGCTCAAGCAGATGCAGCCCAATAATCCGCAAGCGCAAGCTAATCCGCAACAGGCGCAGACAACGGGAGCGCAAAAGCCGAACGGTACTACCAAACAGCCAGTAAAACCACAGCCAACAGGTAAAGCGAAGGTAAAGCCGAATGGCAGAGAAGATAGAGACCAGAACGGAAAAGGAAGCAACAAAACAGCGTGA
- a CDS encoding response regulator has product MMVLIVNNDHDFRNIVRIILKPYNYDVVEAVSYNDGFWRAVEFKPQIVLVDNIITSKSGIDLCKDIQLIPGMEATEFLVFTDFDNELEKVVDSRIIGVIKKPYILFEMRKILPFPSIQQQAG; this is encoded by the coding sequence ATGATGGTTCTAATTGTTAACAATGACCATGACTTCAGAAATATCGTCCGAATAATCCTGAAACCGTATAATTACGATGTAGTGGAAGCAGTCAGCTACAATGATGGGTTCTGGAGAGCGGTGGAGTTCAAGCCCCAGATTGTGTTAGTGGATAATATTATTACCTCTAAGTCCGGCATTGATTTGTGTAAGGATATTCAGTTAATTCCCGGTATGGAAGCTACGGAATTTTTAGTTTTTACTGACTTTGATAATGAGTTAGAAAAGGTTGTGGATAGCAGAATAATTGGTGTGATTAAAAAGCCCTACATACTTTTTGAGATGAGAAAAATATTGCCCTTCCCCTCTATTCAACAGCAGGCTGGTTAG
- a CDS encoding N-acetylmuramoyl-L-alanine amidase encodes MFTILQKPVQNYWTGRAGMQAVAIVDHIMQGTLASTDEWFNNPTSQASSHFGVGKDGTIHQYVDLANSAWGNGIVDHPDMSIGWLSNAIGRGINLNRMTVSIEHEGNTGDVMPEAQYQASLYLHQYISQQLGIILDREHIIGHYQIDSVNRPNCPGTGFQWSRLMSDLQQTGIPQSNPDGEYFQETGYWIVNVLPDGTRIGFLDFFKNNGGINAFGLPKTGAYFDPALGRVVQQLEASRLEYHPENPDPYKVERGLVNDELRGV; translated from the coding sequence ATGTTTACGATACTTCAAAAACCAGTACAAAATTACTGGACGGGTAGAGCGGGAATGCAAGCGGTAGCTATCGTTGACCATATTATGCAAGGCACGTTGGCTTCCACTGACGAGTGGTTCAACAACCCGACCTCTCAAGCCAGTAGCCATTTCGGAGTAGGCAAGGATGGCACAATCCATCAATACGTTGACCTTGCTAACTCAGCGTGGGGCAATGGGATTGTTGACCATCCCGATATGAGTATCGGTTGGTTATCGAATGCAATTGGGCGAGGTATCAACCTTAATCGTATGACGGTCTCGATAGAACACGAAGGCAATACGGGTGACGTAATGCCAGAGGCGCAATACCAAGCCAGCTTATACTTGCATCAATACATCAGCCAGCAATTAGGTATAATCTTAGACCGGGAGCATATAATCGGGCATTACCAGATTGATAGTGTGAACCGTCCGAACTGTCCGGGAACGGGTTTTCAATGGAGCAGATTGATGAGCGATTTACAGCAGACAGGCATACCGCAGAGTAACCCAGACGGTGAGTATTTTCAAGAGACTGGCTATTGGATAGTCAACGTTTTACCAGACGGGACTAGAATAGGCTTCCTAGACTTCTTCAAAAATAACGGGGGCATCAACGCTTTCGGGCTTCCAAAAACGGGAGCATATTTCGACCCGGCATTGGGGCGCGTGGTACAGCAGTTGGAAGCCAGTCGGCTTGAATATCACCCGGAGAACCCCGACCCTTACAAGGTGGAGAGGGGCTTGGTTAATGACGAGCTTCGGGGCGTTTAG
- a CDS encoding phage tail tape measure protein yields MASSTSIFSLQVKSEGLENLNILAETLEGLKSKAQGFEAATKNMSSSLSITKSITTETATSLQQLGQHASTATTGIGNLHGFTLNLHAPLEHLAFLAREAGTALLELGKQGAEGLIHVGTEVVSLAGDYEANMNRLKFITGATADQMTLLSSKAVEIGKTTTFSSKSAAEGMAELAQRGYNVQQVYDLITPAAKAAMTNNVSLAQAAEGLTTVLHSMGLQSTDATHALDVMSRASQMGALNFADFQKAMANVGTVAHSAHQSFEETTAALEGMVNTGMSADRASQALRFTLVSLEKPNKQAAEMFKELGINIYDASGNMLPFSTLVDEVQKKTAGMTEAQRNFSMATMFGKNGLLAMNAAMQASVQVTDATGTHILHGADALKYWTTQLENSNGTAQKATDTIMSGFNASLKNMKGSLEEAAIAVGQTLLPGLTSLVKGVTEGINKFIDFEMKTHLVGNTLKAVGDLIGAFVKPVIDAISKMVESIGNGASSMNGFMSVFESLKPIFSEIGQAIGTTIQNIVGYIQIIVEAIQSNMPAIQKLGNAIGDVFKLIGQAVGEVVKFISQNMDTFISIFTSVANIIGQIVTGIIAVFEALKPALSTVFDWIAYALGKVNEAIAIFGVAWDRAGTTVKQISFLIEMAFTQVQNWIIDAINGIIRGINTLIDGMNIVGGAVGIHIDKIGELEHAAFNAEESLNRLGLAGNDAAGGLDKSSSASYVAARGYDAAGNSANNATNAIKNLTSALGNSYTFPQNSSSLPGSSADENPEDGSGPITSSSTKASDPLQTALDLASKLADVGKKISELNSFSGVSAEALATFNGNMQQVVQDFVASAMYFNSQALKGAADYLETANKVADVIGKMADGLNKLRDYQSISYDHIQAFMGDAQIMVGAFMQAGFRFSVEMLQAAILFSSAVSQVGEAIGKMANGLSGIGKYSSASRESMYGFVGDARIIVDLFVSAGYSFYGDMLKNATLYSDAVGKVGDAIAKMANGLTALSKYSSSSQIAMYLFAQDAKIITGIFASAGYEFATGMLTNANNYSDTVGKVGDSIGKMANGLTTLNNYSSLSLQQIYFFTQDVRLVTAAFVSVGYEFNTQMLTSADGIATTTSKVADVLGKMVTGLTAVGDYGSVSIQQMNYFIEDMQTITEGFVVAGSEFNTQMLTSADGFSSTASKVADAISKGVTGLSAIGGSGSLSVQQMNYFIEDIQTITEGFVNAGNGFSTKMLASADGFSSTASKVADATGKGATELVKLNDYIPVSQQAIRDFGADLVLIVAQFVIMASQFKTDGLTAAGIFSDNASKVVDAIGKGATGFAALQGYSGIPKETMQKFIADLQIAIQLTVQMTANMNTQMFTQVQAFGEAVDKLFTGFKNAVETFTLLGDAKYTGAPEKAIRSLIAGISLTVTLAGQMADQTSKDLMAKTSQFGEAIKQIFDGLKSALDTFTGLTNMPETPADRIKTLLSGIQSAIEQMAAMNERANNLLGLALSFDDKMQRAATAITAGQNAVAMAGVPSGAPSGSSGAASGKFTGGAWMGRATGGTAFPYFMAGENGAEPIFLGAQNAYVMNNSMAQSRGLVGGNGGSTSNHQTINITLNITESKNARATGKEAKDQVLMALGQRSALLASQGGIAN; encoded by the coding sequence ATGGCTAGTTCGACAAGTATCTTTTCATTACAGGTTAAGAGTGAAGGACTAGAGAACCTAAACATTCTAGCCGAGACACTTGAGGGCTTAAAATCCAAAGCGCAAGGGTTTGAGGCTGCTACCAAGAATATGAGTAGCAGCCTATCCATCACCAAGAGTATCACCACTGAAACCGCGACCAGCTTACAACAGCTTGGACAACACGCAAGCACCGCAACAACCGGGATTGGAAACCTTCACGGCTTCACCTTGAATTTACACGCGCCATTAGAACACCTTGCCTTTTTAGCGCGAGAAGCGGGAACGGCTTTATTAGAGCTTGGCAAACAAGGTGCGGAAGGGTTGATACATGTCGGAACCGAAGTAGTCTCCTTAGCGGGTGATTACGAAGCCAATATGAACCGCTTGAAGTTCATCACGGGCGCAACCGCAGACCAGATGACGCTACTAAGCTCAAAAGCGGTAGAGATAGGTAAGACCACTACCTTTAGCAGTAAATCAGCCGCAGAGGGTATGGCTGAACTGGCGCAACGGGGCTATAACGTGCAACAGGTTTATGACCTGATTACACCCGCCGCGAAAGCGGCAATGACCAATAACGTAAGTCTAGCCCAAGCAGCCGAAGGCTTGACCACCGTATTGCACTCAATGGGCTTACAAAGCACCGATGCCACTCACGCATTGGATGTAATGAGTCGAGCTAGTCAAATGGGCGCATTGAACTTTGCGGATTTCCAAAAAGCAATGGCGAACGTGGGAACGGTAGCCCATAGCGCCCACCAGAGTTTTGAGGAGACCACCGCTGCCCTTGAGGGTATGGTCAACACTGGTATGTCGGCTGACCGCGCCTCGCAAGCCCTTCGCTTCACCTTAGTCTCACTTGAGAAACCTAACAAGCAAGCCGCCGAAATGTTCAAAGAGTTGGGTATCAACATTTATGACGCAAGCGGCAATATGCTTCCCTTCTCCACCCTTGTAGATGAAGTCCAGAAGAAAACCGCAGGGATGACCGAAGCCCAACGCAACTTCTCGATGGCAACGATGTTTGGGAAGAACGGGCTACTGGCAATGAATGCAGCGATGCAAGCCAGTGTGCAAGTTACCGATGCCACCGGAACACACATCCTACACGGAGCAGACGCTCTTAAATACTGGACTACCCAACTAGAGAACAGCAATGGAACGGCTCAGAAGGCTACCGATACCATTATGTCCGGGTTCAATGCCAGCTTGAAGAATATGAAAGGTTCTTTGGAAGAAGCGGCAATAGCGGTAGGACAAACCTTGCTACCGGGATTAACCAGTCTGGTAAAGGGTGTGACGGAGGGTATCAATAAGTTCATTGACTTTGAGATGAAAACTCATCTAGTCGGGAACACCTTAAAAGCGGTAGGGGATTTGATAGGCGCGTTCGTCAAGCCTGTCATAGATGCGATTAGCAAAATGGTGGAGAGCATAGGGAACGGCGCAAGCTCTATGAACGGCTTTATGAGCGTGTTTGAGAGCTTAAAGCCAATCTTTAGCGAAATAGGGCAAGCCATAGGCACTACCATCCAGAATATTGTCGGCTACATCCAAATCATAGTCGAGGCTATTCAGAGCAATATGCCAGCAATCCAGAAGCTAGGCAATGCAATCGGGGATGTTTTCAAGCTAATCGGGCAAGCCGTTGGCGAGGTGGTTAAGTTTATCTCACAGAATATGGACACCTTCATATCCATATTTACCAGTGTGGCGAACATTATCGGGCAAATAGTAACGGGAATTATTGCAGTGTTTGAAGCCTTAAAACCTGCTTTAAGCACTGTATTTGATTGGATAGCTTATGCACTAGGAAAAGTCAACGAGGCGATTGCAATCTTCGGGGTGGCGTGGGATAGAGCAGGTACTACCGTCAAGCAAATATCCTTCCTAATCGAAATGGCATTTACACAGGTTCAGAATTGGATAATTGATGCCATAAACGGGATTATCAGAGGGATAAACACGCTCATTGATGGAATGAACATTGTCGGGGGAGCGGTAGGTATCCACATTGATAAAATCGGGGAACTTGAACACGCCGCTTTCAATGCCGAGGAGTCGCTTAACCGTCTAGGTTTGGCTGGTAATGATGCCGCAGGTGGTCTGGACAAGTCAAGCTCGGCAAGTTATGTGGCAGCGCGGGGCTATGATGCGGCTGGTAATTCTGCTAACAATGCCACCAATGCCATAAAGAATTTGACTTCTGCTCTAGGTAATTCATACACCTTCCCGCAAAATTCCAGTAGCTTACCGGGTAGCAGTGCAGACGAAAACCCGGAAGACGGTTCTGGTCCAATAACCAGCAGTTCCACGAAAGCCAGTGACCCCTTACAAACAGCGTTGGATTTAGCTTCCAAGCTGGCTGATGTAGGTAAGAAAATATCCGAACTAAATTCCTTCTCAGGAGTTAGCGCGGAAGCCTTAGCCACCTTCAACGGCAATATGCAACAAGTGGTGCAGGACTTTGTAGCCTCAGCAATGTACTTCAATTCCCAAGCCTTAAAAGGTGCAGCCGATTACCTTGAGACCGCAAACAAGGTCGCTGACGTAATCGGGAAGATGGCAGACGGGCTAAATAAGCTACGGGATTACCAATCCATTTCCTACGACCACATACAAGCCTTTATGGGTGACGCTCAAATAATGGTTGGGGCTTTTATGCAAGCGGGATTCCGCTTCTCGGTAGAAATGCTTCAAGCAGCCATCCTATTTTCAAGTGCCGTGTCGCAGGTAGGAGAGGCTATTGGAAAGATGGCAAATGGGTTATCCGGGATTGGCAAGTATAGCTCGGCTAGCCGAGAGTCAATGTATGGGTTTGTCGGCGATGCGAGGATTATTGTTGACCTGTTTGTAAGCGCGGGATATTCCTTCTATGGCGATATGCTCAAAAACGCCACCTTATACAGCGATGCCGTAGGTAAAGTCGGAGATGCTATTGCGAAGATGGCAAACGGCTTGACCGCACTTAGCAAGTATAGCTCATCCAGCCAGATAGCAATGTACCTGTTTGCTCAAGACGCGAAGATTATTACCGGGATATTTGCCAGCGCGGGCTATGAGTTTGCTACCGGGATGCTCACCAATGCCAACAACTACAGCGACACGGTAGGCAAGGTCGGTGACTCTATCGGGAAGATGGCAAACGGACTAACCACCCTTAATAACTACAGTTCGTTATCGCTCCAACAGATTTACTTCTTCACTCAGGACGTGCGATTGGTCACGGCAGCATTTGTCAGTGTCGGCTATGAGTTCAATACCCAAATGCTTACCAGCGCCGATGGCATTGCGACCACAACGAGCAAGGTAGCCGATGTTCTCGGAAAGATGGTCACAGGGCTAACAGCCGTTGGGGATTACGGGTCGGTATCCATACAGCAGATGAACTACTTCATCGAGGATATGCAGACAATCACCGAAGGGTTTGTCGTTGCCGGGAGCGAGTTCAATACCCAAATGCTTACCAGTGCTGATGGCTTTTCTTCTACGGCTTCAAAAGTGGCTGATGCTATATCTAAGGGAGTAACCGGGTTAAGCGCAATCGGTGGTTCTGGCTCATTGTCAGTACAGCAGATGAACTACTTTATTGAGGACATACAGACAATCACCGAAGGGTTTGTCAATGCCGGGAATGGGTTCTCCACCAAAATGCTTGCCAGCGCGGACGGATTTTCTTCTACGGCAAGCAAGGTGGCTGATGCTACGGGCAAGGGCGCAACCGAACTGGTCAAGCTCAACGACTATATTCCCGTAAGCCAGCAAGCAATCCGGGATTTTGGCGCAGACCTTGTATTGATAGTAGCTCAATTTGTGATTATGGCTAGCCAATTCAAGACCGATGGCTTAACAGCCGCAGGTATATTCAGTGACAACGCCAGCAAGGTAGTTGATGCAATCGGGAAGGGCGCAACCGGGTTCGCTGCCTTACAAGGGTATAGCGGCATACCAAAGGAAACGATGCAGAAGTTCATCGCCGACCTACAGATAGCAATCCAACTGACGGTACAAATGACCGCAAATATGAACACGCAAATGTTTACGCAAGTGCAAGCATTTGGTGAGGCAGTGGACAAGCTATTCACGGGCTTCAAGAATGCGGTGGAGACCTTCACGCTATTGGGCGATGCGAAATATACGGGTGCGCCAGAGAAGGCAATCAGGAGCTTGATTGCGGGTATCAGCTTAACCGTAACACTGGCTGGTCAAATGGCAGACCAGACCAGTAAGGATTTAATGGCAAAAACCAGCCAGTTTGGGGAGGCGATTAAGCAGATATTTGACGGGCTAAAGAGTGCGTTGGATACCTTTACAGGCTTGACCAATATGCCAGAAACACCCGCCGATAGGATTAAGACCTTACTCAGTGGCATACAAAGCGCGATTGAGCAGATGGCAGCGATGAACGAGAGAGCCAACAACCTACTAGGTTTGGCTTTGAGCTTTGATGACAAAATGCAGAGAGCGGCAACAGCCATCACAGCGGGTCAAAATGCCGTTGCTATGGCAGGTGTGCCGAGTGGTGCGCCGAGCGGTAGCAGTGGTGCGGCAAGTGGCAAGTTTACAGGTGGGGCTTGGATGGGTCGCGCTACGGGTGGCACTGCTTTTCCTTACTTTATGGCAGGGGAGAACGGAGCAGAACCTATCTTTTTAGGAGCGCAGAACGCTTATGTAATGAACAATTCGATGGCACAGAGCAGGGGATTAGTGGGTGGCAATGGTGGCAGCACATCCAACCATCAAACTATCAACATAACTTTGAACATAACCGAGAGCAAAAATGCCAGAGCTACCGGGAAGGAAGCGAAAGACCAAGTTTTGATGGCATTAGGACAGAGGTCGGCTTTACTGGCAAGTCAGGGAGGAATAGCTAACTAA
- a CDS encoding major capsid protein, protein MATFSYPTQSELTLVAQNLLPRLTKDRPIFDIFPTRDVDAHYITWEQQDNYIGLQQIRGLNGDPAKVKRVGAKRYTAEPMVFGEFLRVDEEELTIRRSYGTWNQPISIDDLVIAGQEQLMLRQLDQIENICWQLLTTGSFSVVGPDKAIIASDSYTTQTFTAGTTWATTATATPLQNFRSIQLLSRGYSVNFGTQATAYMNRTTFNYLVANTNSADLYGKRTAGLATVLGIKDINLVLANEDLPQIQIYDAGYYDDTNTFQLFIPSNKVVVIGQRPAGQKVGEYRMTRNANNPNLAPGMYQKVIDQGEDAVPRMIDVHAGHNGHPLLFYPSAIVLMNV, encoded by the coding sequence ATGGCAACATTTTCTTATCCTACGCAATCGGAGCTAACTTTAGTCGCTCAGAACTTGCTACCCAGACTGACTAAAGACCGACCCATTTTCGATATATTTCCGACCCGTGATGTGGATGCTCACTACATTACGTGGGAGCAGCAAGACAACTATATCGGGCTTCAACAAATACGTGGTCTGAACGGAGACCCGGCTAAGGTGAAGCGAGTCGGCGCAAAACGCTATACCGCAGAACCAATGGTGTTCGGTGAGTTCCTTCGGGTTGATGAAGAAGAACTAACCATACGCCGCAGTTATGGTACGTGGAACCAACCGATTAGCATTGATGACCTTGTGATTGCTGGACAAGAGCAGCTTATGCTTCGCCAACTCGACCAGATTGAAAACATATGCTGGCAGTTGCTAACCACCGGGTCATTCAGCGTAGTTGGTCCAGACAAAGCGATAATAGCGAGTGATAGCTATACCACCCAGACCTTCACGGCTGGTACAACGTGGGCGACCACCGCTACTGCTACACCCTTGCAAAACTTTAGGTCTATCCAACTTTTGAGTCGTGGTTATAGCGTGAACTTCGGTACACAAGCCACAGCTTATATGAACCGCACGACCTTCAACTACTTAGTCGCTAATACCAACAGCGCGGATTTATACGGCAAGAGAACGGCTGGTTTGGCTACCGTGTTAGGTATCAAGGATATTAACCTTGTATTGGCAAACGAGGATTTACCACAAATCCAAATCTATGATGCTGGCTACTATGACGATACTAACACCTTCCAATTGTTTATCCCTTCTAACAAGGTGGTGGTAATCGGGCAAAGACCCGCTGGACAAAAGGTTGGAGAGTATCGAATGACCCGTAACGCCAATAATCCTAACCTTGCGCCGGGTATGTATCAGAAGGTGATTGACCAAGGCGAGGATGCAGTACCTAGAATGATTGACGTTCACGCAGGGCATAACGGACACCCTCTGCTCTTCTATCCTTCGGCTATCGTATTGATGAACGTCTAG
- a CDS encoding hybrid sensor histidine kinase/response regulator, with amino-acid sequence MDYDISNQQLHKELERLQQRITALENEAEIRKTYVKLLLKEKEMLAITLRSIGDGVITTDTQGLVVMMNPVAETLTGWNIAEAQNKPLREVFHIISEKTGKEVENPVQKVLDTGLIRGLANSTLLISQEGNSRVIADSAAPIIDTITGQILGVVLVFRDVTHERKLELEVARAEKLESVGILAGGIAHDFNNVLTSIAGNIWLAKLATKDQKSLKVEDLLAEAESQTFRAKELTHQLLTFSKGGAPIKKISSLQELVRETAIFALHGSNVRCVFALPEDLWVVNIDTNQISQVINNLIINADQAMPEGGIITITAENVLANSVVRQDEPMLLKTVDYVKVSIQDDGIGISQEALTKIFEPYFTTKSSGSGLGLATSFSIISKHKGFLGVTSKLGKGATFFLYLPALSGEVVAPFEKDSGEKLVSMYGGKVLIVDDQNDILVLLKRVLGLVGYEVVTALDGAMGIELYREALESANPFQAVILDLTIPGGMGGKETIQHLLAIDPQVKAIVTSGYSNDPILSNFEAYGFKGALSKPFKFLELREKLDAMLA; translated from the coding sequence ATGGATTACGATATTTCTAACCAGCAACTTCATAAGGAACTAGAACGGTTGCAGCAGCGCATTACCGCACTGGAAAATGAAGCGGAGATACGCAAAACCTACGTAAAGTTGTTGCTCAAAGAAAAAGAAATGCTGGCTATAACTTTACGTAGCATCGGTGACGGGGTGATTACCACCGATACGCAAGGGTTAGTAGTGATGATGAATCCGGTTGCCGAAACCCTTACAGGCTGGAACATTGCCGAGGCACAAAACAAGCCCCTACGAGAAGTATTCCATATTATCAGTGAGAAAACCGGCAAAGAGGTGGAGAACCCGGTTCAAAAGGTGTTGGATACCGGACTTATCAGGGGCTTGGCTAATAGCACCCTTTTGATTAGTCAAGAAGGTAATTCACGGGTCATCGCTGATAGCGCCGCGCCGATTATTGATACGATTACTGGTCAAATATTGGGGGTAGTGCTGGTCTTTCGAGATGTTACCCACGAACGTAAACTGGAATTAGAAGTAGCCCGCGCCGAAAAGTTGGAAAGTGTGGGAATACTGGCTGGCGGTATTGCCCACGATTTTAACAATGTTTTGACCTCGATAGCTGGGAATATCTGGTTGGCTAAGCTGGCAACCAAAGACCAGAAATCGCTTAAAGTAGAGGACTTGCTGGCAGAAGCCGAAAGCCAAACTTTCCGAGCTAAGGAATTAACCCACCAGTTGCTAACCTTTTCCAAAGGGGGCGCACCCATCAAAAAAATTTCGTCGCTACAGGAGTTGGTGCGAGAAACAGCTATTTTTGCCTTGCACGGGTCGAATGTACGCTGTGTCTTTGCCTTACCGGAGGATTTATGGGTAGTGAATATTGATACCAATCAGATAAGCCAAGTAATAAATAACCTGATTATCAATGCCGACCAAGCAATGCCGGAAGGTGGCATTATTACGATTACCGCTGAGAATGTGCTGGCGAACAGTGTCGTTAGGCAGGATGAGCCAATGCTATTAAAAACGGTTGATTACGTGAAGGTCTCCATCCAAGACGATGGTATCGGTATCAGTCAGGAAGCCTTAACTAAAATATTCGAACCATACTTTACTACCAAGTCCAGCGGAAGCGGTTTGGGACTGGCGACCTCCTTTTCGATTATCAGTAAGCACAAGGGTTTTCTGGGGGTGACTTCAAAACTTGGCAAAGGCGCTACTTTCTTCCTGTATTTGCCAGCCCTTTCTGGAGAAGTGGTTGCACCTTTTGAGAAAGATTCTGGGGAAAAGCTGGTTTCGATGTATGGAGGCAAAGTTCTGATTGTAGATGACCAAAATGATATTCTCGTATTATTGAAACGAGTGCTTGGTCTTGTGGGGTATGAGGTTGTAACCGCTCTTGATGGCGCAATGGGAATTGAACTCTACCGGGAAGCGTTGGAGAGCGCTAATCCTTTCCAAGCGGTGATATTGGATTTAACCATACCGGGTGGGATGGGCGGCAAGGAAACCATCCAACACTTATTAGCGATAGACCCTCAAGTAAAAGCAATAGTTACGAGCGGTTATTCCAATGACCCGATTTTGAGCAATTTTGAGGCATATGGGTTTAAGGGTGCGCTGAGTAAGCCTTTCAAGTTTTTGGAACTGCGCGAGAAGTTGGACGCAATGCTGGCATAA